Proteins from a single region of Thunnus albacares chromosome 16, fThuAlb1.1, whole genome shotgun sequence:
- the sh3bgrl2 gene encoding SH3 domain-binding glutamic acid-rich-like protein 2 encodes MVIKVYIASSTGSVAIKKHQQAVVGFLEANRISFQEVDITMLEEQRLWMYRNIPRDKQPEKGNPLPPQIFNEDHYCGDYEDFFDSKENNTVFAFLGLSSKPSVKDSES; translated from the exons ATGGTCATCAAGGTTTACATCGCCTCCTCAACTGGCTCTGTCGCG ATAAAAAAGCATCAGCAGGCAGTGGTGGGTTTCCTAGAGGCCAATCGAATCAGTTTCCAGGAAGTAGACATCACTATGCTGGAGGAGCAGCGGCTCTGGATGTACCGTAATATCCCCCGGGACAAGCAGCCAGAGAAAGGCAACCCACTGCCGCCACAGATCTTCAATGAGGATCACTACTGTGGG GACTATGAAGACTTCTTTGACTCGAAGGAGAACAACACTGTGTTTGCATTCCTCGGGCTCAGTTCCAAACCATCAGTGAAA GATTCTGAGTCATAA